One Setaria viridis chromosome 7, Setaria_viridis_v4.0, whole genome shotgun sequence genomic region harbors:
- the LOC117865650 gene encoding probable transcription factor FL, with protein sequence MDPNDAFSAAHPFRWDLGPPAHAAPAPPPPPPPSLPLAPPVGAPRELEDLVAGYGVRPSTVARISELGFTASTLLGMTERELDDMMAALAGLFRWDVLLGERFGLRAALRAERGRVMSLGGRFHAGSTLDAASQEVLSDERDAAASGGVADDEAGRRMVTGKKQAKKGGAARKGKKARRKRELRPLDVLEDEGDEDGGCASESTESSAGGGGGGGGGERQREHPFVVTEPGEVARAKKNGLDYLFHLYEQCRVFLLQVQSIAKLGGHKAPTKVTNQVFRYAKKCGASYINKPKMRHYVHCYALHCLDEEASNALRRAYKARGENVGAWRQACYAPLVEIAARHGFDVDAVFAAHPRLAIWYVPTRLRQLCHQARGCGSHAAALPPPPMF encoded by the exons ATGGATCCCAACGACGCCTTCTCGGCGGCGCACCCGTTCCGGTGGGACCTCGGGCCCCCGGCGCACGCagcgcccgcgcccccgccgccaccaccgccgtcgctgccgctcgcgccgccTGTGGGCGCGCCGAGGGAGCTGGAGGACCTGGTGGCCGGGTACGGCGTGCGCCCGTCGACGGTTGCGCGGATCTCGGAGCTCGGGTTCACGGCGAGCACGCTCCTGGGCATGACGGAGCGGGAGCTCGACGACATGATGGCCGCGCTCGCGGGGCTCTTCCGCTGGGACGTGCTGCTCGGCGAGCGGttcggcctccgcgccgcgctgcgCGCCGAGCGCGGCCGCGTCATGTCCCTCGGCGGCCGCTTCCACGCCGGGAGCACCCTGGACGCCGCGTCACAAGAAG TGCTGTCGGACGAgcgggacgcggcggcgagcggcggcgtggcggacgACGAGGCCGGCCGGAGGATGGTGACCGGCAAGAAGCAGGCGAAGAAAGGCGGTGCAGCGAGGAAGGGCAAgaaggcgaggaggaagagggagctGAGGCCGCTGGACGTGCTGGAGGACGAgggcgacgaggacggcggctGCGCATCGGAGTCGACCGAGTCGtccgctggtggcggcggcggcggcggcggcggggagaggcAGCGGGAGCACCCGTTCGTGGTGACGGAGCCCGGCGAGGTGGCGCGAGCCAAGAAGAACGGGCTGGACTACCTGTTCCACCTGTACGAGCAGTGCCGCGTCTTCTTGCTGCAGGTGCAGTCCATCGCCAAGCTGGGCGGCCACAAGGCCCCTACCAAG GTGACGAACCAGGTGTTCCGGTACGCGAAGAAGTGCGGGGCGAGCTACATCAACAAGCCCAAGATGCGGCACTACGTGCACTGCTACGCGCTGCACTGCCTGGACGAGGAGGCCTCCAACGCGCTGCGACGGGCGTACAAGGCCCGCGGCGAGAACGTCGGGGCGTGGCGCCAGGCATGCTACGCGCCGCTCGTCGAGATCGCGGCGCGCCACGGGTTCGACGTCGACGCCGTCTTCGCCGCGCACCCGCGCCTCGCCATCTGGTACGTGCCCACCAGGCTGCGGCAGCTCTGCCACCAGGCGCGCGGGTGCGGGAGCCACGCtgccgccctcccgccgcccccgaTGTTCTAG
- the LOC117865649 gene encoding transcription factor EAT1 translates to MIPGGGYFEGSHDQCLMAGPFIHDSSQIPKGNGDTSIELQKFKVPSFSTEALSSPTNFSSEDVGGTNLLQHQLGIDLEQEAPPGETASWDPSVCTIQDQSINHQFGGYSENMLVEPEIQQYDAALYPNGAYTPAPDLLNLLRINVASAFPAATSVFGDAALNGSNYLDLNGELAGVAAIPDNGLMFTGDSSVHLGYHATQTHLANDICHSLPQNYGLFPGEDEREVMIGAGSLGDLFQEVDDRQFDSVLECRRGKGEFSKGKGKANFATERERREQLNVKYRTLRMLFPNPTKNDRASIVGDAIEYIDELNRTVKELKILVEQKRHGNNREKRIKLDHQAAADGESSSVKPIRDDQDNQLIGAIRSSWVQRRSKECHVDVRIVDDEVNIKLTEKKKDNSLFHAAKVLDEFQLDLIHAVGGVIGDHHIFMFNTKVPEGSSVYACAVAKRLLEAVDAQRQTFNIFN, encoded by the exons ATGATTCCTGGGGGTGGCTATTTTGAAGGCTCCCATGATCAGTGTCTCATGGCAGGACCTTTCATCCATGACTCTTCTCAAATTCCTAAGGGCAACGGTGACACAAGCATTGAGCTGCAGAAATTCAAAGTTCCCTCCTTTTCCACGGAAGCACTCTCCAGTCCAACCAATTTTTCCTCTGAAGATGTAGGAGGAACTAATCTCCTTCAGCATCAACTAGGAATTGATTTGGAACAAGAGGCTCCCCCAGGAGAAACTGCAAGCTGGGATCCTTCTGTCTGCACTATCCAAGATCAAAGCATCAACCATCAGTTTGGAGGATATTCAGAAAACATGTTGGTGGAACCAGAGATCCAACAATATGATGCTGCACTGTATCCAAATGGTGCTTACACACCCGCACCTGATCTCCTAAATCTTCTTCGGATCAATGTTGCTTCAGCATTTCCTGCAGCAACATCTGTCTTTGGTGATGCAGCGCTGAATGGTAGTAACTATTTGGATCTTAATGGTGAGCTTGCAGGAGTAGCAGCAATTCCAGACAATGGATTGATGTTCACTGGTGATTCATCTGTGCATTTAGGGTATCATGCTACTCAAACTCATCTGGCAAATGATATATGCCATTCACTGCCACAGAATTATGGGCTGTTTCCCGGTGAGGATGAAAGAGAAGTTATGATTGGAGCTGGAAGCCTAGGAGATCTTTTTCAGGAGGTAGATGACAGACAGTTTGATAGCGTACTGGAATGCAGAAGAGGGAAGGGTGAGTTTAGTAAGGGCAAGGGAAAAGCTAATTTTGCAACTGAGAGAGAGAGGCGGGAACAGCTAAATGTGAAGTACAGGACTTTGAGGATGCTCTTCCCAAATCCTACCAAG AATGACAGGGCTTCTATAGTAGGCGATGCCATTGAGTATATAGATGAGCTTAATCGAACAGTGAAGGAACTAAAGATCCTTGTGGAACAGAAGAGGCATGGCAATAATAGGGAGAAGAGGATAAAGTTGGATCATCAGGCAGCTGCTGATGGTGAGAGCTCATCAGTGAAGCCAATCAGGGATGATCAAGACAATCAGCTCATTGGAGCCATAAGGAGCTCGTGGGTTCAGAGGAGGTCAAAGGAGTGCCATGTTGATGTCCGCATAGTGGATGATGAAGTAAACATCAAGCTCACagaaaagaagaaggacaaCTCTTTGTTTCATGCTGCAAAGGTTCTAGATGAGTTCCAACTGGACCTAATCCATGCAGTTGGGGGGGTAATAGGAGATCACCATATATTCATGTTTAACACCAAG GTACCTGAAGGCTCCTCAGTTTATGCATGTGCAGTGGCTAAGAGGCTTCTTGAAGCAGTGGATGCACAGCGTCAAACTTTTAACATTttcaactaa
- the LOC117865651 gene encoding altered inheritance rate of mitochondria protein 25 — MRWLPRLLSHAAAAGRAAAAARSTTSHVRGGSHGFASGGWDGSPAVPREWLRKLWGEELRKRKEAARVIGAFARSYRSVEAAGAAREAPSRSYQFDDRDLDPVEAKLAPLLARANLVIARDIEWASIMFAFEQESRYIIMDPLFPQSPVGFIREKSNVIFRQLLRTRRPFVAEITDAMGNEIFKVRRPFWFINSSIYAEVDGKEIGVVHRRWHLWRRIYDLYLGNRQFAVVENPGFWNWTFSLVDEDDKLLAQIDRNWRGIGFELFTDAGQYAIRFGDEGLRQKFALAADVEELHVARQLTLPERAVALALAISLDSDYFSRRRGWGLPFLIATE, encoded by the exons ATGCGGTGGCTACCGAGGCTGCtctcccacgccgccgcggccgggagggccgccgcggcggcgaggtccaccACCAGCCACGTCAGGGGAGGATCCCACGGGTTCGCCAGTGGCGGCTGGGATGGGTCGCCGGCGGTGCCCCGGGAGTGGCTGCGGAAGCTGTGGGGGGAGGAGCTGAGGAAGCGGAAGGAGGCCGCGAGGGTTATCGGCGCGTTCGCGAGGAGCTATCGGTCCGTGGAGGCTGCAGGAGCGGCCAGGGAGGCACCGTCGAGGAGCTATCAGTTCGACGACAGGGACCTCGATCCAGTCGAG GCCAAACTGGCCCCTCTTCTCGCAAGAGCTAACCTCGTGATCGCCAGGGACATTGAGTGGGCAAGCATCATGTTTGCTTTTGAGCAG GAGAGCAGATATATCATAATGGACCCACTCTTTCCACAATCT CCAGTAGGTTTTATTCGAGAGAAAAGCAACGTCATCTTTAGGCAG CTACTCAGAACAAGACGGCCATTTGTTGCAGAAATAACTGATGCTATGGGCAATGAGATATTTAAG GTTCGCAGGCCATTTTGGTTTATCAACAGCTCAATTTATGCAGAAGTGGATGGTAAG GAGATAGGTGTAGTCCACAGGCGTTGGCACCTTTGGCGGAGAATTTATGACCTGTACTTAGG GAATAGGCAATTTGCAGTTGTTGAGAATCCGGGTTTCTGGAACTGGACCTTTAGCCTGGTGGATGAAGATGATAAACTGTTGGCTCAGATTGATCGTAACTGGAGGGGCATTGGCTTTGAG CTCTTCACGGATGCTGGCCAGTATGCAATTCGGTTTGGTGACGAGGGACTAAGGCAGAAGTTTGCCCTCGCAGCAGAT GTCGAAGAACTACATGTTGCTCGGCAGCTGACTTTGCCTGAAAGGGCCGTGGCTCTCGCCCTTGCAATATCCCTTGACAGTGATTACTTCTCTAGGAGACGTGGCTG GGGACTTCCTTTTCTCATTGCCACAGAGTAG
- the LOC117865648 gene encoding wall-associated receptor kinase 17 isoform X2, translated as MSGDGLREGSGCNGVGTLVIAIVAGLALLVILFILGFWIHWLVKKRKLSKTRQRYFMQNGGLLLKQQMFSERASLHIFTSSELDKATNNFSNDNIVGRGGFGTVYKGILSNQVVVAIKKAQRVDQTQMEQFINELIILSQAKHKNVVQLLGCCLETEVPLLVYEFITNGALFHHLHNTSAPISWEIRLSIAVETASALAYLHLAAKIAIIHRDVKSLNILLDKNFTAKVSDFGASRPIPYNQTHVTTLVQGTLGYMDPEYFQTSQLTDKSDVYSFGVVLIELLTRKKPIMDDMMEDVRSLALQFSMLFHQNKLLDIVDPEVAEEAGMKHVETVAKLALRCLRLKGEERPRMIEVAIELEALRRLMRQHFILKSETLLEESWCHEEMSINTPPGLCLDSDGIAGDESMSLILTQ; from the exons ATGAGCGGGGATGGCTTGAGGGAGGGAAGCGGTTGCAATGGAGTAGGCACTCTAGTAATTGCAATAG TTGCAGGACTAGCTCTGCTTGTGATTCTCTTCATTCTTGGTTTCTGGATCCATTGGCTTGTTAAGAAGAGGAAACTCTCCAAGACAAGACAGAGATACTTTATGCAGAATGGTGGCTTGTTGCTGAAGCAGCAGATGTTTTCTGAGAGGGCATCACTGCATATATTCACCTCCAGCGAGCTGGACAAAGCAACCAACAACTTCAGCAATGACAATATTGTTGGCAGAGGAGGATTTGGGACCGTCTACAAAGGCATACTATCCAATCAAGTGGTTGTGGCAATCAAGAAGGCACAGCGAGTTGATCAGACCCAGATGGAACAATTCATCAATGAGCTCATCATTCTTTCACAAGCGAAGCACAAGAATGTGGTCCAGCTATTAGGATGTTGTCTTGAGACAGAAGTTCCCTTATTGGTTTATGAATTCATTACTAATGGGGCCCTTTTTCATCATCTTCACAATACATCAGCCCCGATATCATGGGAGATCCGTCTAAGCATTGCAGTTGAAACTGCATCGGCACTTGCATATTTACACTTAGCTGCAAAGATAGCAATAATTCATAGAGATGTCAAGTCGTTGAACATACTTCTTGACAAGAACTTCACCGCAAAGGTGTCAGATTTTGGTGCTTCAAGACCAATACCATACAATCAGACCCATGTGACAACATTAGTGCAAGGGACACTAGGGTACATGGACCCTGAGTACTTCCAGACAAGCCAATTGACTGACAAGAGTGATGTGTACAGCTTTGGTGTGGTACTCATCGAGCTACTGACAAGGAAGAAACCTATTATGGATGATATGATGGAAGATGTGAGAAGCCTAGCGCTGCAATTTAGTATGTTATTCCATCAAAATAAGTTGTTGGACATTGTTGATCCTGAAGTAGCTGAGGAAGCTGGAATGAAACATGTTGAAACAGTTGCAAAGTTGGCATTACGATGCTTAAGGTTGAAAGGGGAAGAACGGCCAAGGATGATAGAGGTTGCGATTGAACTTGAAGCACTGAGAAGGTTGATGAGACAGCACTTTATCCTAAAGAGCGAGACTCTGCTTGAGGAGTCGTGGTGCCACGAAGAGATGAGCATTAACACACCACCGGGTTTGTGCCTCGATAGTGATGGCATTGCCGGAGATGAGAGCATGTCTCTCATCCTAACTCAGTAA
- the LOC117865648 gene encoding wall-associated receptor kinase 17 isoform X1: MLLVFLLQSLLLTCFFLSFAHPMEPSTSRCSNISIPYPFGIAGKSRFLSQGFQISCGSGSSKSGPGGPVLSVGDSVFGILDISLLDGFMTILASINSHQCLGNSSISLEGTVFTFSDTRNKFTALGCNVVAMLLNSSSGYSGGCASFCSTKDNIVNGSCSGVACCQALVPKGLKKLELEFSIISNKDNSTLPCGEAFIVEQNSYRFLSTDLSNTNSTKPQYRPVVLEWSIDGGSCEEAKQTTSYACRENTYCYNSSNGIGYRCNCSQGFEGNPYLQGPDGCQDIDECSTRNPCTHKCVNTIGSFQCRCPAGMSGDGLREGSGCNGVGTLVIAIVAGLALLVILFILGFWIHWLVKKRKLSKTRQRYFMQNGGLLLKQQMFSERASLHIFTSSELDKATNNFSNDNIVGRGGFGTVYKGILSNQVVVAIKKAQRVDQTQMEQFINELIILSQAKHKNVVQLLGCCLETEVPLLVYEFITNGALFHHLHNTSAPISWEIRLSIAVETASALAYLHLAAKIAIIHRDVKSLNILLDKNFTAKVSDFGASRPIPYNQTHVTTLVQGTLGYMDPEYFQTSQLTDKSDVYSFGVVLIELLTRKKPIMDDMMEDVRSLALQFSMLFHQNKLLDIVDPEVAEEAGMKHVETVAKLALRCLRLKGEERPRMIEVAIELEALRRLMRQHFILKSETLLEESWCHEEMSINTPPGLCLDSDGIAGDESMSLILTQ; this comes from the exons ATGCTTCTCGTTTTTCTCCTGCAATCACTCCTCCTCACATGCTTCTTTTTATCCTTTGCTCATCCTATGGAACCAAGCACATCCAGGTGCTCCAATATTTCCATTCCATATCCTTTTGGTATTGCTGGTAAGAGCCGCTTCCTGTCCCAAGGGTTCCAGATATCATGTGGCTCTGGATCTAGCAAATCTGGACCTGGTGGTCCGGTGCTGTCCGTTGGAGACAGTGTGTTTGGGATTCTTGACATCTCATTACTGGATGGTTTTATGACCATATTGGCTAGTATCAATTCTCACCAGTGCTTAGGAAACTCCAGCATTAGCCTTGAGGGGACCGTCTTCACATTCTCAGACACAAGAAACAAGTTCACAGCTCTGGGTTGTAATGTGGTGGCCATGCTGTTGAATAGCAGTAGCGGGTATAGCGGTGGTTGTGCTTCCTTTTGTTCTACCAAAGATAATATCGTTAATGGTTCATGCTCTGGTGTGGCTTGCTGCCAAGCTCTGGTGCCGAAAGGGTTAAAGAAGCTGGAGTTAGAGTTCAGTATTATATCCAACAAGGACAACAGTACTCTGCCATGTGGCGAGGCGTTCATCGTGGAGCAGAACTCATATAGGTTTTTAAGTACTGACTTGAGCAACACAAATAGTACGAAACCTCAATACCGACCTGTTGTGCTTGAATGGTCTATAGATGGTGGCAGCTGTGAAGAGGCAAAACAGACCACATCATATGCCTGCAGGGAGAATACCTACTGCTACAACTCATCAAATGGAATTGGTTACCGCTGCAATTGCTCCCAGGGATTTGAGGGGAATCCATACCTGCAAGGTCCTGACGGATGCCAAG ATATTGATGAATGCTCCACCAGAAATCCATGCACGCATAAGTGCGTCAACACAATCGGTAGTTTCCAGTGCAGGTGCCCAGCAGGGATGAGCGGGGATGGCTTGAGGGAGGGAAGCGGTTGCAATGGAGTAGGCACTCTAGTAATTGCAATAG TTGCAGGACTAGCTCTGCTTGTGATTCTCTTCATTCTTGGTTTCTGGATCCATTGGCTTGTTAAGAAGAGGAAACTCTCCAAGACAAGACAGAGATACTTTATGCAGAATGGTGGCTTGTTGCTGAAGCAGCAGATGTTTTCTGAGAGGGCATCACTGCATATATTCACCTCCAGCGAGCTGGACAAAGCAACCAACAACTTCAGCAATGACAATATTGTTGGCAGAGGAGGATTTGGGACCGTCTACAAAGGCATACTATCCAATCAAGTGGTTGTGGCAATCAAGAAGGCACAGCGAGTTGATCAGACCCAGATGGAACAATTCATCAATGAGCTCATCATTCTTTCACAAGCGAAGCACAAGAATGTGGTCCAGCTATTAGGATGTTGTCTTGAGACAGAAGTTCCCTTATTGGTTTATGAATTCATTACTAATGGGGCCCTTTTTCATCATCTTCACAATACATCAGCCCCGATATCATGGGAGATCCGTCTAAGCATTGCAGTTGAAACTGCATCGGCACTTGCATATTTACACTTAGCTGCAAAGATAGCAATAATTCATAGAGATGTCAAGTCGTTGAACATACTTCTTGACAAGAACTTCACCGCAAAGGTGTCAGATTTTGGTGCTTCAAGACCAATACCATACAATCAGACCCATGTGACAACATTAGTGCAAGGGACACTAGGGTACATGGACCCTGAGTACTTCCAGACAAGCCAATTGACTGACAAGAGTGATGTGTACAGCTTTGGTGTGGTACTCATCGAGCTACTGACAAGGAAGAAACCTATTATGGATGATATGATGGAAGATGTGAGAAGCCTAGCGCTGCAATTTAGTATGTTATTCCATCAAAATAAGTTGTTGGACATTGTTGATCCTGAAGTAGCTGAGGAAGCTGGAATGAAACATGTTGAAACAGTTGCAAAGTTGGCATTACGATGCTTAAGGTTGAAAGGGGAAGAACGGCCAAGGATGATAGAGGTTGCGATTGAACTTGAAGCACTGAGAAGGTTGATGAGACAGCACTTTATCCTAAAGAGCGAGACTCTGCTTGAGGAGTCGTGGTGCCACGAAGAGATGAGCATTAACACACCACCGGGTTTGTGCCTCGATAGTGATGGCATTGCCGGAGATGAGAGCATGTCTCTCATCCTAACTCAGTAA
- the LOC117865482 gene encoding large ribosomal subunit protein uL11z, whose translation MPPKLDPSQVVEVFVRVTGGEVGAASSLAPKIGPLGLSPKKIGEDIAKETAKDWKGLRVTVKLTVQNRQAKVSVVPSAAALVIKALKEPERDRKKVKNIKHSGNISLDDVIEIARTMRSRSMAKELAGTVKEILGTCVSVGCTVDGKDPKDLQQEIDDSEVEIPSA comes from the coding sequence ATGCCGCCCAAGTTGGACCCCTCTCAGGTGGTGGAGGTCTTCGTCCGCGTgacgggcggcgaggtgggcgCGGCGTCGTCGCTGGCCCCCAAGATCGGCCCGCTCGGTCTCTCCCCGAAGAAGATCGGCGAGGACATCGCCAAGGAGACCGCCAAGGACTGGAAGGGCCTCCGTGTCACCGTCAAGCTCACCGTCCAGAACCGCCAGGCCAAGGTCTCCGTCGTgccctccgccgcggcgctcgtCATTAAGGCGCTTAAAGAGCCCGAGAGGGACAGGAAGAAGGTCAAGAACATCAAGCACAGTGGCAACATCTCCCTCGACGACGTCATCGAGATCGCCAGGACCATGAGGTCCAGGTCCATGGCCAAGGAGTTGGCCGGCACCGTCAAGGAGATTCTCGGGACCTGCGTCAGCGTCGGCTGCACCGTCGACGGCAAGGACCCCAAGGATCTTCAACAGGAGATCGATGACAGCGAGGTCGAAATCCCCTCCGCCTAA